Proteins encoded together in one Nostoc sp. PCC 7524 window:
- a CDS encoding type II toxin-antitoxin system VapC family toxin encodes MSKLILLDTNVLGMVTNPKNTNIICQECKEWLDALPLKGYQIILPEIADYEVRRELLRAGKSSGIKRLDQLKQAITYLPITTSVMLLAANFWAEVRKKGKTTADPKSLDGDVILAAQAKIEEIKGHQVIIATTNVKHLSLFIDAREWQNIN; translated from the coding sequence ATGAGTAAGCTGATTTTGTTAGATACCAATGTTTTAGGAATGGTTACAAATCCTAAAAACACTAATATTATTTGTCAGGAGTGTAAAGAATGGTTAGATGCACTACCATTAAAAGGATATCAAATAATTTTACCTGAAATTGCTGATTATGAAGTGAGACGAGAACTACTCAGAGCAGGAAAATCATCAGGTATTAAGCGGTTAGATCAACTGAAACAAGCAATTACTTATTTACCCATTACTACTTCTGTAATGCTTTTAGCTGCCAATTTTTGGGCGGAAGTTAGAAAAAAAGGAAAAACTACTGCTGATCCTAAATCTCTTGATGGTGATGTTATTTTAGCAGCACAAGCAAAAATTGAAGAAATAAAAGGGCATCAAGTCATTATTGCTACTACTAATGTTAAACATTTATCATTATTTATAGATGCTCGTGAATGGCAGAATATTAACTAA
- a CDS encoding helix-turn-helix domain-containing protein, whose amino-acid sequence MNIFPPSMNLRTLRKRTGLKISDVAIELSCALSSIRNWEKGRTTPKMEVWQVFRLRDLYQCTEDELVQAVKESMLTQDT is encoded by the coding sequence ATGAACATTTTCCCGCCAAGTATGAATTTAAGAACATTGAGAAAACGTACAGGACTAAAAATTAGTGATGTCGCTATTGAACTAAGTTGCGCCCTATCTTCAATTCGCAACTGGGAAAAGGGGAGAACAACGCCAAAAATGGAAGTATGGCAAGTATTCCGCCTGCGAGATTTGTATCAATGTACAGAAGATGAGTTAGTGCAAGCCGTTAAGGAATCAATGCTGACTCAAGATACATAA